In one window of Chryseobacterium phocaeense DNA:
- a CDS encoding DUF4136 domain-containing protein, whose product MKKYIFILLASAALGLTSCSPFQVRSDYAESANFTTYKTYKIRIDDLKLNDIDKDRVLNELSRQLQSKGLQSGENPDLIVNVKANHKKITDITNSSPYGMWGWGGPFGWGVGMNRTWTSNYNEGALIVDLIDSRTNKLVWQGIGSGISVDSPRSKQRQIPEIMAEIMKNYPPQRK is encoded by the coding sequence ATGAAAAAATATATTTTTATTTTGTTAGCATCGGCTGCATTAGGCCTTACATCGTGCAGTCCATTCCAGGTACGTTCAGATTATGCTGAATCGGCTAATTTCACCACCTACAAAACGTATAAAATCCGAATTGACGATCTTAAACTGAATGATATTGATAAAGACAGGGTTTTAAACGAGTTGTCGAGACAACTTCAGAGCAAAGGACTCCAGTCCGGCGAAAATCCAGATCTGATCGTTAATGTAAAAGCCAATCATAAAAAAATAACGGATATTACCAACAGCTCTCCTTACGGAATGTGGGGATGGGGCGGTCCCTTCGGATGGGGTGTCGGAATGAACAGAACGTGGACCAGCAATTATAATGAAGGAGCACTGATTGTGGATCTTATAGATTCCAGAACGAACAAGCTGGTTTGGCAGGGAATCGGAAGCGGAATTTCTGTGGATTCTCCAAGGTCCAAACAAAGACAGATTCCTGAAATTATGGCGGAGATCATGAAAAATTATCCTCCTCAGCGAAAATAA
- a CDS encoding amidohydrolase, with amino-acid sequence MQFPYQLIAKGTYSLKNVRLETGFEYEEGEVTGTKTGLFSVEIENGKIKAVKANDPASDAVDAKGFLMLPAFKDMHVHLDKTLYGLPWQALSQKRKTVKDMIAYEQQIIPELLKTSVGRAEQLISLLQHYGTFFARTHFNIDPTSGLQSLENLEMALGNKKESFRAELVAFPQNGLYYTDTVPLMKEVAQLESVGFIGGLDPYSIDGNIEKVLDFTVQLALDHKKGIDIHLHEAGASGMKTINYLIDKTIENPELQGKTFVSHAFALGHLSPGETEQIAGRLAEGKVGIASSVPFRGTIMPIHVLKKYGVNVLVGNDNVQDYWSTFGSGNMLQKANLIAELYGYETEFELSRTLQFATQNILPLDENGQQQWPKAGDDASVVFTSASCSAEAVARISGIKALANKGNLFWRS; translated from the coding sequence ATGCAGTTTCCCTATCAGTTAATCGCAAAAGGAACCTATTCACTAAAAAATGTCCGTCTTGAAACGGGTTTTGAATATGAAGAAGGAGAAGTAACCGGAACAAAAACCGGTCTTTTCAGTGTAGAAATAGAAAACGGAAAAATCAAAGCGGTAAAAGCTAATGATCCGGCTTCCGATGCGGTGGATGCTAAAGGATTTCTGATGCTTCCGGCTTTTAAAGATATGCATGTTCATCTGGATAAAACCTTATATGGACTTCCATGGCAGGCACTTTCCCAGAAACGGAAAACAGTAAAGGACATGATCGCCTACGAGCAGCAAATCATCCCTGAACTCTTAAAAACATCTGTGGGCAGGGCAGAACAACTGATCAGCCTGCTGCAGCATTATGGAACTTTTTTCGCGAGAACCCATTTTAACATTGATCCCACTTCGGGCTTACAATCTCTGGAAAACCTGGAAATGGCACTTGGAAATAAAAAAGAATCTTTCAGGGCAGAACTCGTAGCTTTTCCGCAGAACGGATTGTATTATACGGATACGGTTCCTTTGATGAAAGAAGTCGCACAGCTTGAAAGTGTTGGATTTATCGGTGGTCTTGATCCGTATAGTATTGACGGGAATATTGAAAAAGTGCTTGATTTTACCGTTCAACTGGCTTTAGACCATAAAAAAGGAATAGACATCCATCTCCACGAAGCAGGAGCGTCGGGAATGAAAACAATCAATTACCTGATCGATAAAACCATAGAAAATCCGGAACTGCAGGGAAAAACTTTTGTAAGCCATGCCTTTGCTTTAGGGCACCTTTCGCCGGGAGAAACAGAGCAAATTGCCGGAAGACTGGCAGAGGGAAAAGTGGGCATTGCTTCTTCCGTACCTTTCAGAGGAACTATTATGCCGATTCATGTCCTGAAAAAATACGGCGTAAACGTCCTGGTTGGAAATGATAATGTTCAGGATTACTGGAGTACGTTTGGATCGGGAAATATGCTTCAGAAGGCCAATCTTATTGCAGAACTCTATGGATACGAAACGGAATTTGAACTGTCGAGAACGCTTCAGTTTGCTACTCAGAATATTCTTCCGTTGGATGAAAACGGACAACAGCAGTGGCCGAAAGCAGGGGACGATGCCTCAGTGGTTTTCACCAGTGCCTCATGTTCCGCGGAAGCCGTTGCCAGGATATCCGGGATAAAAGCTCTGGCCAATAAAGGGAACCTGTTCTGGAGATCTTAA
- a CDS encoding AraC family transcriptional regulator, whose product MGQHTDHFPVLGIQEFSENQLQGCHLLFNELHGERSIDEPHKHDFFIINLFEHGKGSHTIDFTEYEVGHFQIHLVFPDQVHQWVIEKETVGYQLMISRDWFESFLPSLRFSASYYQNHPVIHLSPEVFECFRYEFQSIQKEVNEKQVFWEVVQKRSELIGLLVSKSVEGAFKDFEMYHSNPIISKFLHWIDEHFKTERSVSFYADKLNISANYLNIVCRKNLNASASSLIQDRILLEAKRLLKVSDMSVKDIVYDLGFYDHASFSKFFKAHTGMTPSQFKE is encoded by the coding sequence GTGGGACAACATACAGATCATTTTCCGGTGTTAGGCATTCAGGAGTTCAGCGAGAACCAGCTTCAGGGCTGTCATTTACTGTTTAATGAGCTGCATGGGGAACGTTCCATTGATGAGCCTCATAAACATGATTTTTTCATTATCAATCTTTTCGAACATGGAAAAGGCAGCCATACCATTGATTTTACAGAATATGAAGTGGGGCATTTCCAGATTCATCTGGTTTTTCCGGATCAGGTTCATCAGTGGGTGATTGAAAAGGAAACGGTGGGCTATCAGCTGATGATCAGTAGAGACTGGTTTGAGAGTTTTCTGCCCTCGCTGAGGTTTTCTGCTTCTTATTATCAGAATCACCCGGTTATTCATCTTTCACCGGAAGTTTTTGAATGTTTCCGTTATGAATTTCAGTCCATTCAGAAAGAGGTGAATGAAAAACAGGTCTTCTGGGAAGTGGTTCAGAAGCGGAGCGAGCTGATCGGTTTATTGGTCAGCAAGTCCGTGGAAGGCGCTTTTAAAGATTTTGAAATGTATCATTCCAATCCTATAATTTCTAAATTTCTTCATTGGATTGACGAGCATTTCAAGACAGAAAGATCGGTTTCTTTTTATGCGGATAAACTGAATATTTCTGCCAATTATTTAAATATTGTCTGCAGGAAAAACCTGAATGCTTCAGCCTCATCCCTGATCCAGGACCGGATTCTGCTGGAGGCAAAACGTCTTTTAAAGGTGTCTGATATGTCGGTGAAAGATATCGTCTATGATCTTGGTTTTTATGACCATGCAAGCTTTTCCAAATTTTTCAAGGCACATACGGGAATGACCCCATCTCAGTTCAAAGAATAA
- a CDS encoding DUF5522 domain-containing protein has product MAHYDIKEGEDFYYNEQGYKVFTEKFHLKRGYCCKSGCRHCPYGYDKKTDTFIKNDKKNK; this is encoded by the coding sequence ATGGCCCATTATGACATCAAAGAAGGTGAAGACTTCTACTATAATGAACAGGGGTACAAGGTTTTTACGGAAAAATTCCATCTGAAAAGGGGATATTGCTGTAAAAGCGGCTGCAGACACTGTCCTTACGGGTACGATAAAAAGACGGATACATTCATTAAAAACGATAAAAAAAATAAATAA
- the hemL gene encoding glutamate-1-semialdehyde 2,1-aminomutase — translation MKYQRSSALFDEAYQYIPGGVNSPVRAFKSVGGVPVFMKSAKGAYLTDADDNSYIDYINSWGPAILGHTHPEVLEELKMQAEKGFSFGAPTELETEIAKFIIENVPNIDQIRMVSSGTEACMSAVRLARGFTKRDKIVKFEGCYHGHSDSFLIKAGSGAATFGNPNSPGVTEGTAKDTLLARYNDFEQVEDLFRHNQGEIAAVIIEPVAGNMGCVLPENNFLQNLRKICDENGTLLIFDEVMTGFRLAFGGAQELYNVKADLVTYGKVIGGGLPVGAFAGRNEIMDHLAPKGGVYQAGTLSGNPLAMRGGLKTLQLIKNDAEFFNRINKATETLDFEIGKILNEKSIPHKINRKGSMMSVFFHTNRVSNFDEAEASNHSLFNNFFHQMLQNGIYLPPSGYETYFISDAIKDKEIDMTLEAVRKFEYAN, via the coding sequence ATGAAATACCAAAGAAGTTCGGCTCTGTTTGATGAAGCCTATCAATACATTCCCGGTGGAGTAAATTCTCCCGTACGCGCATTCAAATCAGTAGGAGGTGTTCCCGTATTTATGAAATCGGCGAAGGGGGCTTACCTTACCGATGCAGATGATAATAGCTACATTGACTACATCAATTCATGGGGACCGGCCATTTTAGGGCATACCCATCCTGAAGTGCTGGAGGAGCTGAAAATGCAGGCAGAAAAAGGCTTTTCTTTCGGAGCGCCTACAGAACTGGAAACCGAAATTGCAAAATTCATCATTGAAAATGTTCCGAATATAGACCAGATCAGAATGGTTTCATCCGGTACGGAAGCATGTATGAGTGCGGTACGACTGGCAAGAGGTTTTACAAAAAGAGATAAGATCGTTAAATTTGAAGGCTGCTACCATGGCCATTCAGATTCATTTCTGATCAAAGCAGGAAGCGGCGCGGCTACTTTCGGAAACCCAAATTCACCCGGAGTCACGGAAGGCACGGCTAAAGATACACTTTTAGCACGCTACAATGATTTTGAGCAGGTAGAAGACCTGTTCCGCCACAATCAGGGAGAAATAGCAGCCGTGATTATTGAGCCTGTTGCCGGAAATATGGGCTGTGTCCTGCCTGAAAACAATTTTCTTCAGAACCTTAGAAAGATCTGTGACGAAAATGGCACTTTGTTGATTTTCGATGAAGTAATGACCGGTTTCAGACTGGCTTTCGGAGGTGCACAGGAATTGTACAATGTAAAAGCCGACCTGGTTACGTACGGAAAAGTAATCGGTGGAGGCCTTCCGGTAGGAGCTTTTGCAGGAAGAAATGAAATTATGGATCATTTAGCTCCGAAAGGCGGAGTATATCAGGCCGGAACATTAAGTGGAAATCCATTAGCCATGAGAGGCGGATTGAAAACATTGCAGCTGATCAAAAATGACGCGGAATTTTTCAACAGGATCAATAAGGCAACCGAAACACTGGATTTTGAGATCGGTAAAATTTTAAATGAAAAAAGTATTCCCCACAAAATTAACAGAAAGGGATCCATGATGTCTGTATTTTTTCATACGAACAGGGTTTCCAATTTTGATGAGGCAGAAGCTTCCAATCATTCGCTGTTCAATAATTTCTTTCACCAGATGCTTCAGAATGGAATTTACCTTCCACCAAGCGGATATGAAACCTACTTCATCAGTGATGCCATCAAAGATAAAGAAATTGATATGACGCTTGAAGCAGTAAGAAAATTTGAATATGCCAACTAA
- a CDS encoding glucosaminidase domain-containing protein, whose translation MKRLFLLVSLLVLSKFSAQNWATEDQYIQKFAKYAVEEMEKYKIPASITLAQGLLETGGGQSRLAQEGKNHFGIKCKEDWTGKTMKHTDDAPNECFRVYDDPRQSYEDHSIFLSTRKYYANLFNLNMKDYKAWAHGLKKAGYATNPRYASILITKIEKYRLYEYDDTNSKEVLYAVLKMYPNLKDDQTFMAQLEPSKMVTKKVKDPVTVEVPYKQTSYVQQQKRVERIKTKAEILNSILIKSHPNDGLKYIVIPEDTTVKFIADKFRVSESRLVKWNELGTNILKKNDIVFLESKNSEGNTATYKAETGEDMHDIAQKFGIKLNKLYAKNRMDEGQRPSPGQLIYLIDKKPRN comes from the coding sequence ATGAAAAGACTTTTCTTACTCGTAAGCCTTTTAGTTTTATCAAAATTCTCAGCTCAGAACTGGGCTACTGAAGACCAGTACATTCAAAAATTTGCAAAATATGCAGTAGAGGAAATGGAAAAATATAAGATTCCTGCTTCTATTACATTGGCCCAGGGACTTCTGGAAACCGGAGGAGGGCAGAGCAGACTGGCTCAGGAAGGCAAAAATCACTTCGGAATTAAATGTAAGGAAGACTGGACCGGAAAAACCATGAAGCATACGGATGATGCTCCCAATGAATGTTTCCGCGTTTATGATGATCCAAGACAGTCTTATGAAGACCATTCCATCTTCCTGTCCACAAGAAAATACTACGCCAATCTGTTCAATCTGAATATGAAAGATTACAAGGCGTGGGCACATGGACTAAAAAAAGCGGGCTATGCAACCAATCCACGGTATGCTTCCATCCTGATTACAAAAATTGAAAAATACAGGCTGTATGAGTATGATGATACCAATTCTAAAGAAGTACTGTACGCCGTTCTTAAAATGTATCCGAATCTGAAGGATGATCAGACCTTCATGGCACAGCTGGAACCGTCAAAAATGGTAACAAAGAAAGTCAAGGATCCCGTTACAGTTGAGGTTCCTTACAAACAGACTTCTTATGTGCAGCAGCAGAAAAGAGTCGAAAGGATCAAAACAAAAGCGGAAATCCTTAACTCAATTCTGATCAAAAGTCATCCGAATGATGGATTGAAATATATTGTAATTCCTGAAGATACTACCGTTAAATTCATTGCAGACAAGTTCAGAGTAAGCGAAAGCAGGCTTGTGAAATGGAACGAACTGGGTACTAATATTTTAAAGAAAAACGATATTGTCTTCCTTGAATCCAAAAACTCTGAAGGAAATACCGCTACTTATAAAGCAGAAACGGGTGAAGATATGCATGATATCGCCCAGAAATTCGGAATCAAATTAAATAAATTATACGCAAAAAACAGAATGGATGAAGGGCAGAGACCTTCTCCGGGCCAGCTTATTTATTTAATTGACAAAAAACCAAGAAACTAA
- a CDS encoding amidohydrolase produces MNSSDNTLSRKDFIKNSALAAAGLTLIPNIMAAFPLSDEQNTLGQGKLNVKNVRLETGFEYEEGEVVATKTGLFYIEIENGKIKSITPNQPESKALDAKGMLMLPAFKDMHIHLDKTFYGDKWQAVRKRTGGVKGMIALEQKMLPEMLKNSTFKAEKMIELLQSKGTSFARSHVNIEPTSKLDSLKNLQKALEHKKKGFGAELVAFPQHGVFYTDSVPYLKEAAQMDIDFIGGVDPFTIDGSIQKTLDFTVQLALDHQKGIDIHLHETGESGLKTVEYLIKKVNENPSLKGKTYLSHCFVLAKLDKAKQEEAAEKLAEAQIGIVSTIPFGSLVMPIPTLYKYNVRVLTGNDSIVDHWNTFGTGSVLQKANLMAQLYGYSTEFLLSRSLKLATANVLPLDDNGNRQWPKPGDRADFVLINASCSAEAVSRISNVESLVHQGNVVY; encoded by the coding sequence ATGAATAGCTCAGACAATACCCTATCACGGAAAGATTTTATAAAAAACTCAGCACTGGCAGCAGCCGGCCTTACTTTAATACCTAATATTATGGCAGCATTTCCACTTTCTGATGAACAAAATACCTTAGGACAAGGGAAGTTGAATGTAAAAAATGTCCGTCTGGAAACAGGCTTTGAATATGAAGAAGGAGAAGTCGTGGCTACGAAAACCGGTCTTTTTTATATAGAAATTGAAAACGGAAAGATCAAAAGTATCACTCCCAATCAACCGGAGTCTAAAGCTTTGGATGCTAAAGGAATGCTGATGCTTCCTGCATTTAAGGACATGCATATCCATTTGGATAAAACATTTTACGGCGATAAATGGCAGGCGGTAAGGAAAAGAACGGGTGGCGTAAAAGGAATGATTGCCCTGGAACAGAAAATGCTTCCTGAAATGCTGAAAAATTCTACATTTAAAGCAGAAAAAATGATCGAACTGCTTCAGTCTAAAGGAACATCTTTTGCCAGAAGCCATGTAAACATTGAGCCGACTTCAAAACTGGATTCATTGAAAAACCTTCAGAAAGCTTTAGAACATAAAAAGAAAGGCTTTGGAGCAGAGTTGGTGGCTTTTCCGCAGCATGGCGTATTTTATACAGACTCAGTGCCGTATCTTAAAGAAGCCGCCCAGATGGATATAGATTTCATTGGAGGGGTTGATCCATTCACGATTGACGGATCAATTCAAAAGACCCTTGATTTTACGGTTCAGCTGGCTTTGGATCATCAAAAAGGCATTGACATCCATCTTCATGAAACCGGCGAATCCGGATTGAAAACCGTAGAATATCTTATTAAAAAAGTGAATGAAAACCCTTCCCTGAAAGGAAAAACCTATCTCAGCCACTGTTTTGTTTTAGCCAAACTGGATAAGGCCAAACAGGAAGAAGCTGCGGAGAAACTGGCCGAAGCGCAAATTGGAATCGTATCTACCATTCCTTTCGGAAGCCTGGTAATGCCGATCCCAACGCTATACAAGTATAATGTAAGGGTTTTAACGGGTAATGACAGTATTGTAGATCACTGGAATACCTTCGGAACGGGAAGTGTTCTTCAGAAAGCCAATCTGATGGCCCAGCTGTACGGATATTCCACAGAATTCTTACTGTCGAGAAGCCTTAAATTGGCCACTGCAAATGTACTGCCGCTGGATGACAATGGAAACCGGCAATGGCCTAAACCCGGGGATCGGGCGGATTTTGTGCTGATAAATGCAAGCTGTTCTGCAGAAGCCGTGTCAAGAATTTCTAATGTGGAATCACTGGTGCATCAGGGAAATGTGGTGTATTGA
- a CDS encoding 1-aminocyclopropane-1-carboxylate deaminase/D-cysteine desulfhydrase, whose protein sequence is MLLKLPANPIPVQEIPVHNNIRLFIKREDLIHPQISGNKYWKLFYNINNYLEKNPENPYLITFGGAFSNHIAAVSAVGYLSGIPTLGIIRGEELATKWRDNPTLLFAKRNGMNLKFVTREEYRHKEMLTEFLQNEFPEALIIPEGGTNEEAVAGIKMMLNDQTKDFDYLCTAVGTGGTVAGIAKFCEENQKVIGFKVVDDASLGNKIFELTLKQNFNLIDSCFGGYGKIKDETICFINDFKEKYGILLEPVYTGKMMQKVFELIDEGYFPENSRVLCFHTGGLQGIEGANLLLEKQNRNLII, encoded by the coding sequence ATGCTGTTAAAGCTCCCGGCAAATCCAATCCCCGTTCAGGAAATTCCTGTTCATAATAACATCAGACTCTTTATTAAAAGGGAAGACCTAATTCATCCCCAAATTTCAGGAAACAAATACTGGAAGCTTTTCTACAATATCAATAACTATCTGGAAAAAAATCCGGAAAACCCTTATCTCATTACTTTCGGCGGAGCATTCTCTAATCATATTGCTGCCGTTTCGGCGGTTGGATACCTGTCAGGAATTCCTACGCTGGGTATCATAAGAGGCGAGGAGCTGGCAACGAAATGGCGGGATAACCCTACCTTACTTTTTGCGAAAAGAAACGGGATGAACCTGAAATTTGTCACCCGGGAAGAGTACAGGCACAAAGAAATGCTCACTGAATTTCTGCAGAACGAATTCCCTGAAGCACTGATCATTCCTGAAGGAGGTACCAACGAAGAAGCTGTTGCAGGCATTAAAATGATGCTGAATGACCAAACAAAAGATTTTGATTATCTTTGCACCGCAGTCGGAACCGGCGGGACCGTTGCCGGAATTGCAAAATTTTGTGAAGAAAATCAGAAAGTTATAGGATTTAAGGTGGTTGACGATGCTTCACTAGGGAATAAAATTTTTGAATTAACTTTGAAACAAAACTTTAATCTAATAGATTCATGTTTTGGAGGTTATGGTAAAATAAAAGATGAAACCATCTGTTTTATCAACGATTTTAAAGAAAAATACGGGATTCTTCTGGAACCGGTATATACAGGGAAGATGATGCAGAAAGTTTTCGAACTTATTGATGAGGGATATTTTCCTGAGAACAGCAGGGTTTTGTGCTTTCATACCGGAGGACTGCAGGGTATTGAGGGAGCCAATCTGCTTTTGGAAAAACAGAATAGAAATTTAATTATATAA